In Aquincola tertiaricarbonis, the genomic stretch ACGACCGCGGCGCGCTGCGCCAGCGCGTGGCCGAGCTGCGGCAGGCGCTGCCGCGGCAGGTCAAGCTGCACTATGCGATGAAGGCCAACCCGATGCCGGCGGTGGTGGGCTTCATGGCCGGCCTGGTCGACGGCATCGACGTGGCGTCGGCCGGCGAGCTGAAGGTGGCGCTGGACGCGGGCGCCGACCCGGCGGAGGTGAGCTTTGCCGGGCCCGGCAAGACCGAGGCCGAACTGCGCCGGGCGGTGGCTTCGCGGGTGCTCATCAACCTGGAATCGGCGCGCGAGGTGCAGCTGCTGGCCGGCATCACCCAGCGCCTGGGCCTGCCGGCGCGGGTGGCGGTGCGCGTGAACCCCGACTTCGAGCTCAAGGGCTCGGGCATGAAGATGGGCGGCGGGCCCAAGCAGTTCGGCGTCGATGTCGAGCAACTGCCCGCGCTGATGGCCGAGATCCGCGCGGCCGGCCTGGGCTTCGAAGGCTTTCACCTCTTCGCCGGCTCGCAGAACCTGCGGGCCGAATCGATCTGCGACGCGCAGCAGCAGTCCTACGCGCTGGCGCTGCGGCTGGCCGAGATCGCGCCGGCGCCGGTGCAGTTCCTCAACCTGGGCGGTGGCTTCGGCATTCCGTACTTTCCGGGTGAGCAGCGGCTGGACCTGGCGCCGATCGGCGAGAACCTGGCCGGCCTGGTCGAGCGCGCCGCGCGCGAGCTGCCGCAGGCCTCGCTGGTGATCGAGCTGGGCCGCTACCTGGTGGGCGAAGCCGGCGTCTACGTGGCGCGGGTGCTGGACCGCAAGGTCTCGCGCGGCCAGGTGTTCCTGGTGACCGACGGTGGCCTGCACCATCACCTGTCGGCCTCGGGCAACTTCGGCCAGGTGGTGCGCAAAAACTACCCGGTCACCATCGGCAATCGGCTGGGCGAAGAGGCGCGTGAGGCGGCTTCGGTCGTCGGCCCGCTGTGCACGCCGCTGGACCTGCTGGCCGACCGCATGCAGCTGCCGGTGGCGCGTGAAGGCGACCTGGCGGTGGTGTTCCAGTCAGGCGCCTATGGCGCCAGCGCCAGCCCGCAGAACTTCCTGGGGCATCCGGGCTGCGTGGAAGTGCTGGTCTGAATCCGCGGCTGGATCAGCCGCGCCCCAGATCCTGTTCCAGCGTGAAGCGAGCGCCCTCGTACTGACCCAGCAGTTCGGTCAGCAGCGGCATCAGCGCGGCCAGCGTGTCGTGCAGAACGAAGGGCGGGTTGATCACGAACATGCCGCTGCCGTGCAGGCCGAAGCCATCCCCTTCGCCGCGGTGCACGTGCAGCGTGACGTGCAGCCAGCCCTTGGGCGCCTCCTTGGCGGCGCCCATCAGCCGCTTGGGCAGCTGCGCCGCCTCCACGATCTGCACCTGCGGGTACCACACCATCACCGTGCCCTGGGCAAAGCGGCTCAGGCATTCACGCACCGCGCCCACCACCTTGGCGTAGTCGGTCTTCAGCTCGTAGGAGGGGTCGATCAGCACCGCGCCGCGGCGCGACGGCGGCGGCAGCTCCTTCTGCAGGCCGGCAAAGCCATCGCTCATCAACACCTTGGTGTGCGGGCGCTGGCCGAGGAAGCTCTCGAGGATGCGGTTGTCGGTGGGGTGCAGTTCGTACAGGCTCAGCCGGTCGGTCGGGCGCAGCAGCATCTGCGCCAGGCCGGGTGAGCCGGGGTACTGCTCGAGCGCCCCGCCGCCGTTGAACTGCTTGACCAGCGCCACGTAGTCGGCCAGCGCTGCCGGCAGGTCGGGGTGGTCCCACAGCCGGCCGATGCCGGATTCGAATTCGCCGCGCTTTTGCGCATAGCGCCCGGCCAGCGAGTAGCCGCCGGCGCCGGCATGCGTGTCGACCAGGGTGTAGGGCTTGTCCTTTTCGCCCATGTAGCGAAGCACCTGGGCGAGCACCAGGTGCTTGAGGACGTCGGCATGGTTGCCGGCGTGGAAGGCGTGTCGGTAGGCGAGCATGCGTGCACTGTAACTAGCATGGATCACCCTGGGGCGTCCGCTGCAAGGTTGAGGCGGATTGCGTAGGCTCCGGGGGTTTTCCCTTTACAGCGAGAAGTTCAACCATGCCCACCCTGTTCGACCCGATCCGCATCGGCGACATCGAGCTCGCCAACCGCGTCGTGATGGCACCGCTGACCCGCAACCGTGCCACCGGCCAGCTGCCCAACGACCTGACGGTGGCGTACTACGCCCAGCGCGCCAATCCGATGACCGGCTTCGGCCTGATCATCACCGAGGCCACGCAGATCATGCCGGAGGGCCAGGGCTACCTCGACACCCCGGGCATCCACAGCCCCGAGCAGGTGGCGGCCTGGCGCAAGGTCACCACCGCCGTGCACGCCCAGGGCGGCCGCATCGTGGTGCAGCTGTGGCATGTGGGCCGCATCTCGCACACCTCGCTGCTGCCCGGCGGCCAGGCGCCGGTGTCTTCCACCAACCGCGTGGCCAAGGGCAAGACCTACACCGCCAAGGGCTTCGAGGACGTGTCGCCGCCGCGTGCGCTGCGCACCGACGAAATCCCGGGCATCGTGCAGGCCTACCGCCATGCGGCCCGCTGCGCCATCGACGCCGGCTTCGACGGCGTGGAAGTGCATGCGGCCAACGGCTACCTGATCGAGCAGTTCCTGCGCGACAGCATCAACGACCGCACGGATGAATACGGCGGCTCCATCGCCAACCGCGCCCGCTTCCTGGTGGAAGTGGTCAAGGCCGTGACCGACGAGATCGGCGGTGGCCGCACCGGCATCCGGCTGTCGCCCGTCACCCCGGTGAACGACGCCGGCCAGGACAGCGACCCGCAGGCGCTGTTCAATCACGTCGTCGAACAGATCGCGCCGATGCACCTGGCCTACATCCACGTCATCGAAGGCCAGACCGGCGGCGACCGCGAGGTGGCCCCGTTCGACTACCAGGCCCTGCGCCAGCGCTTCCCCGGCGCCTGGATGGTGAACAACGGCTACGATCGGCAGATGGCGCTGGATGCGGTGGCCAACGGCAAGGGCGAGCTCGTCGCCTTCGGCAAGCCGGCCATCGCCAACCCCGACCTCACGCGCCGCCTGCACCAGAACGCTCCCTTGAACCAGCCCGACCAGAAGACGATGTACGGCGGTGGCGCCCACGGCTACACCGACTACCCGACCCTGGACGCGCAGCCCGCCTGATGCCGATGGCCC encodes the following:
- a CDS encoding 23S rRNA (adenine(2030)-N(6))-methyltransferase RlmJ — translated: MLAYRHAFHAGNHADVLKHLVLAQVLRYMGEKDKPYTLVDTHAGAGGYSLAGRYAQKRGEFESGIGRLWDHPDLPAALADYVALVKQFNGGGALEQYPGSPGLAQMLLRPTDRLSLYELHPTDNRILESFLGQRPHTKVLMSDGFAGLQKELPPPSRRGAVLIDPSYELKTDYAKVVGAVRECLSRFAQGTVMVWYPQVQIVEAAQLPKRLMGAAKEAPKGWLHVTLHVHRGEGDGFGLHGSGMFVINPPFVLHDTLAALMPLLTELLGQYEGARFTLEQDLGRG
- a CDS encoding alkene reductase, with product MPTLFDPIRIGDIELANRVVMAPLTRNRATGQLPNDLTVAYYAQRANPMTGFGLIITEATQIMPEGQGYLDTPGIHSPEQVAAWRKVTTAVHAQGGRIVVQLWHVGRISHTSLLPGGQAPVSSTNRVAKGKTYTAKGFEDVSPPRALRTDEIPGIVQAYRHAARCAIDAGFDGVEVHAANGYLIEQFLRDSINDRTDEYGGSIANRARFLVEVVKAVTDEIGGGRTGIRLSPVTPVNDAGQDSDPQALFNHVVEQIAPMHLAYIHVIEGQTGGDREVAPFDYQALRQRFPGAWMVNNGYDRQMALDAVANGKGELVAFGKPAIANPDLTRRLHQNAPLNQPDQKTMYGGGAHGYTDYPTLDAQPA
- a CDS encoding pyridoxal-dependent decarboxylase, exosortase A system-associated, which gives rise to MTDTASPPPARRLPEHAPMQQFAVQEGELVIGGERLSVLAERVGQTPFYAYDRGALRQRVAELRQALPRQVKLHYAMKANPMPAVVGFMAGLVDGIDVASAGELKVALDAGADPAEVSFAGPGKTEAELRRAVASRVLINLESAREVQLLAGITQRLGLPARVAVRVNPDFELKGSGMKMGGGPKQFGVDVEQLPALMAEIRAAGLGFEGFHLFAGSQNLRAESICDAQQQSYALALRLAEIAPAPVQFLNLGGGFGIPYFPGEQRLDLAPIGENLAGLVERAARELPQASLVIELGRYLVGEAGVYVARVLDRKVSRGQVFLVTDGGLHHHLSASGNFGQVVRKNYPVTIGNRLGEEAREAASVVGPLCTPLDLLADRMQLPVAREGDLAVVFQSGAYGASASPQNFLGHPGCVEVLV